A segment of the uncultured Desulfobulbus sp. genome:
CCGTGGGCGTGTTGGCACTGATTGTGGTGCTCTCGGTCTACACCGGATTCACCGAGGGGCTCCGCGACCAGATCATTGGCGTCAATGCCCATGCCCTGGTGCAGCGCTACGGTACGGTTATCACAGAGACAGATACCATTCGGGCTGAGGTGGAGTCGGTCCCCGGGGTAGAGGCGACCACGCCCTATATCTACGGGCAGGCGCTGATCAGTTCCCGGGCCAACTCCTCAGGCATCGTCCTGCGCGGTATCGATGCGGCCTCGGCCATGCGCGTGATCAATATTGGCACCAAGATGCTTGATGGCCAGTTGCTTGATCTGGACAGCCCCCGCGAGGTGCCCGGCATTGTCCTGGGCAAGGATATGGCCACCCAACTCCAGGTTTGGGTGGGAAGCAAAATCCGTCTGATCTCTCCCAATGGCCCACTCTCTCCCATGGGGGTTTTGCCGAAGGTGCGCACCTGCATGGTGGTGGGGATCTTTGAAACCGGGATGTTTGAGTACGACTCCACCATGGGCTATATCAGCCTGGCGACCGCCCGCAGCCTCACCGATCTGCGAGAGGGGGTACACGGTATCGAGGTCAAGGTTGATGATATTGACCAGGCAGGGCTCATTGCCCGCAAAGTCCGGGCGGCACTGGGTACCGACTACACGGTGCGCGACTGGATGCAGCTCAACCGCAACCTTTTTGCCGGGCTGAAGCTGGAGAAGATGGGGCTCTTCATCGCCCTGGACCTGATCATCCTGGTAGCCGCACTCAATATCATCAGCGCCCTGATCATGGTGGTCATGGAAAAGACCCGGGATATAGCCATTCTCAAATCCATGGGAGCCACCACCCGGGCCATCATGCGCATTTTCTTCTACCAGGGCATGGTCATCGGGATATCTGGTACCATCCTGGGTGTGGCTGGAGGCCTGGGCCTCTGCGGGATCCTGTCACGCTACAAGATTATCGAGCTCCCCCCCAACGTCTACCCCATGTCAACCATGCCCATCAAGGTCGTCCCCTTTGATGTTAGCCTGATTGCGGTTTCCGCGATTGTCATTACCCTGGTCGCTACCTTATACCCCTCTTGGAAAGCCTCGAGAGTTCGTCCAGCGGAGGCACTCAGCTATGAATAATCCTCTGCTCCAGGCGCAAGGACTGACCAAGAATTACCAGCGGGGGAGCACCACTATTCCGGTGCTCAAATCCGTGGACCTCACCATAGAGAAGGGGGAGATGACAGCCATTGTCGGTGCATCCGGCTCCGGAAAGACCACCCTGCTGCAGATCCTCGGTACCCTGGATATGCCTGATGCAGGAACGCTTCTTTTCCAAGGGCAGGAGTTGACCGGTCGTTCGGAACCTACACTCGCCGAACATCGCAACCGTAATGTTGGCTTTATTTTTCAGTTTCACCACCTGCTGCCCGAGTTCACCGCCCTGGAGAATGTCATGATGCCCGGCCTGATCAACGGCGGCCTCTCCAGTAAGATCGAAGCAAAAGCCAGGCAGTTGCTCAGCCAGGTTGGCCTGGAAAATCGCCTGGATCATCGCAGTGGTGAGCTCTCTGGCGGTGAGCAACAACGTGTGGCCCTCGCCCGGGCCTTAGTTATGGAACCAGCCCTTTTGCTTGCCGATGAACCCACCGGTAACCTGGACTCGGCCAGTGGCCAGCGGGTTTTTGATCTTTTACAAGATCTCTCAACCAGCCTGCATCTCTCCGTTGTCATGGTCACCCACAACATGGATCTCGCTCAGGCCATGGATCGATGTCTTACCCTGGCAGACGGACAGCTCCTGTAATTTCTGAGCTCAAGGCCTCCATTTTCACGGAAGAGTTGACGCCACCTGTCCCAACCACCTCATTTTTCCATGCCCCTCTCCATTAACGATCCAATCTGCACGGGCCTCCTCGACAAAGTCGATCAGCTTCCTGATTTTGAACGGATGATTCTTCAGCTCCTGGCCGTGGCTGACGAGCCACTCACTGGACCTAAAATTCTGGAGCTCTGCAAAGAATCGAGTCTGCTTGCCAGCTTTGGCAAAGAGAACCTCTCTGTGGCCTCTTTATCCGTTCTCCTCCGCGGCTTAAAAACAGCAGGACTTTTAGGCAGTGGTTACCAGGTCAATGAGTATATTGTCGAAGTCATGGTTCGCCGGGTCTTTGCCGACACCACAACCATCCTCAGCTCCCCTTCCCCGGCAAAGAAGAGAAAACGGGTCGACAGCCGCAGCCGCTCGCAAGCACGACGTACGCCAAAAGAAGAGCAAGCCCTTCCCCTGGGGCAGGCTTTAGCGCGAGCCGTACGTGTACTCCTCCCGGTGCCCGCCGTCTTTTCGGTCATTCGTAAAAATCAGATGACCTCCGCCTGTTCGCGCAAGGTACGTGAATTGC
Coding sequences within it:
- a CDS encoding lipoprotein-releasing ABC transporter permease subunit produces the protein MASFEWFVSLRYLRAKRKQKFISLITIISILGVAVGVLALIVVLSVYTGFTEGLRDQIIGVNAHALVQRYGTVITETDTIRAEVESVPGVEATTPYIYGQALISSRANSSGIVLRGIDAASAMRVINIGTKMLDGQLLDLDSPREVPGIVLGKDMATQLQVWVGSKIRLISPNGPLSPMGVLPKVRTCMVVGIFETGMFEYDSTMGYISLATARSLTDLREGVHGIEVKVDDIDQAGLIARKVRAALGTDYTVRDWMQLNRNLFAGLKLEKMGLFIALDLIILVAALNIISALIMVVMEKTRDIAILKSMGATTRAIMRIFFYQGMVIGISGTILGVAGGLGLCGILSRYKIIELPPNVYPMSTMPIKVVPFDVSLIAVSAIVITLVATLYPSWKASRVRPAEALSYE
- a CDS encoding ABC transporter ATP-binding protein, whose translation is MNNPLLQAQGLTKNYQRGSTTIPVLKSVDLTIEKGEMTAIVGASGSGKTTLLQILGTLDMPDAGTLLFQGQELTGRSEPTLAEHRNRNVGFIFQFHHLLPEFTALENVMMPGLINGGLSSKIEAKARQLLSQVGLENRLDHRSGELSGGEQQRVALARALVMEPALLLADEPTGNLDSASGQRVFDLLQDLSTSLHLSVVMVTHNMDLAQAMDRCLTLADGQLL